ATCACCGTCACGCAGGACATCTCGACCGACGGCGTGCTCGAGCTCACGGTGCAGACCCCGGGTGAGGACGAGGAGTTCACCCAGGTCGACGGTGTCGATACAAGCGGCCTGCGCGAAGCCGTCCCGCAGTTCGGCCAGTGGCATCCGCTCATCGCGGCGTCTCGGCCTGCCGAGGCGACGCGCGTCGGTGACGGTGCGGCCGCCGCTGCGCACGCCCTCGCAGCGCAGGTCAGGCACGCGGGCGGCGATCGTGTGGCGATGTTCGATTCGATGTGGCGGATCCCCGCTGATGCGGAGGTCGTCGTCCGCAACGTCGAAGCGGTCCTCACCGGAGCTGCGATCGACAGCCTTCCGCTCATCACGCGCGGTGACGCACGAATCGTGCCGCTGGCCGCGCAGCTCGGGACGCCGACCGGCGATCCGAGAGAGCTGCGGCATCGCATGCAGCTGCTGGCCGACGGGATCGACGGCGCGTGCGAGTACCGCGCCGGTCGGGGAATCCGCATCGACCTCGCCCGCACCGGCGACGACGAGGTGGCGGCGTACACGGCGGCACTACGCGAAGCGAACACGACCGAGGCGACCTGGTGGGAGATCGACCAGGCGCATGGCGTGACCTTGGTCTGGACGGGTGACGAGAACCGCGGTGGCCTCACCTTGGCTCTGCATGTGGTGCCGATCAGCTGGGTGTCCGAGCGGCGGACGCGCCCCGCGGCCCGCTGGATCGACGTGCGGTGGGATCCGACCGAGTGGCCGGACGAAGGCCGAGGATCGGCTTTCTGATGGATCTGGCATGGCAGTGGGCTGATGTCGTCTACTTCGCCGCCACGACGCCCGGGGAGCGCGAGGTCTGCGAGTGATCGTCCCCGTATCGGGCGAAGTGGTGATCGCCACCCTCGAAGAGATGCTCACCGAGCGGCGTGCTCTGCCGACCGAGAACAGCTGGCTCACGGCCGGTGTCCCTTCGTTGCGCAAGGGGGAGGCCCTGATCGTCCCGCTCGCGTGGCTGCGCGACGCCGAGCCCGCCGATTCCGCCGAGCTGCGCGCCCAGACGAATTCCCTCTGGTCGGCGATACAAGCTGCGAGCGAGTACCGGTGGATCCACACGAACGGCATCGATCTCGATGTTCCCCGGGCCGTCGACTCGCCGACGTACGCGGCCGAGCTGCTGCGCACCGGCGCACGGCGCGCCGACTCGTGGGGTCCTGGCGACTCGCTCTGGAGGATCGTCCTCGTCACCTACGGCGCACCGCTTCCCGCCCCCGTCGACGCGGTGGCGGTGCACGTCATCCCCATCGAATGGATCGACGCAGAGATGCCGCCCACCGACCTGAACTGGTCGTGGGATGAGGTCGTCGCCCTCGCCGCCGCGAAGACGTACGACGACGACGTGGCTCCGCCACGACCTTTCCACCGGTCGACCGTGAACCGCGGGGCACTGCTGCCCTCCGACGCCTGCGACCTGATCGTGCAGCATCACGGGCTGCTCCCCGGGGCGACCGAAGCGACGGAAGACGGCTGGCTGGCTGAGAACGTGCCCGTGCTCGTGCGCGGTGAGGCGAAGATCATCCCTCTCACCTGGCAGGGCGACGTCGATCGCGGCTGGAACCCTTACGCAGACGACGATGACATGCGGACTTTCGTGTCGCGCGTTCGTGATTCGATCATCGACGCCGCCGGTCCAGCCACATCGGTCGACTTCACCGACACTTCCGAACCGGTGGACAGCACCGGATCGTACCGACAGGCACTGCAGAAGTCCCGGGCCGACCGAGCTGAGTGGTGGCGCGTCGTCGACGGAACGACCATCGCGCTGGTCTGGACGCGTGGATGGCCGGCCGTCGCCCTGCACGTCGTCCCCGCGAGCTTGCTCGACGAGTCCCTCGCCTCCGACCCACTTCCCGACATCGACCTGAGGTGGAGCTGGGACCAGGTGGTCGAACTCGACCATGCGACGACCGACCTGGTGTGATGGCGCGCGAAAAGGTCCAGTCGGACCCGGCCGATAGTGTTGCAGGGCAGGACGAGAACGAACGTGTGGGGAGACTGCGGAATGGACACTGAGGCGCGCATCTATGCAGCCAGCGAACTCGGCGTGCTGGCGGTCACCGCCCCGGGCGACGCGCATCCCCGCGTCGAGTACGTCGGCGGCGAGCTGTTCGTCGGGCTCACCGATCCGTCCGGAGCGGCGGTCACGCAGGGGCAGGTCGAGACCTGGTCCCGCCCGTTCGCCGACGTGGTGGCCGATGCCGTGGCATCCGCCCGCCCTGTCCCCGCCGCCGTCGACGGGATGATCCTCATCGATGACGAAGCGGTCGCGGCATCCGTGCTGGTCGACCCCAGCCGGATCCCGGCGGATGCCCTGGCGGGCGCGCCGGTGGTGTTCGCGCTGGCGCGCGACCACGTCGCGATCGTCGGAGCCGACGACGAGGCCGCGGTCGCACGCGTGCTCGACGACGCGGAGCGCCTCTACGACGCGGGCGGGCCGCTGGTCAGCGTGCATCCGGTCGTGCTTGCCGACCGGCAGTGGGGACGATTCGACTGGCTGCAGCACTTCCCCGACCTCGAGATGCGCATCCAGCGGGTGCTGCGCCTGTTCGCCGTGCGCGCGTACGAGCGCCAGGGCGAGGCGCTGCAGCGACCCGACGTGCTCTTCCTCGTCCCCAAGATCCGGGTGCTCGAGACCGGGGTCACCACCACGTTCGCCGCGTGGCCGAAGGGCACCGCGTCGCTGCTGCCCGTGGTCGACAACGTGATCGTCGCCGACCCCGAGGGCACGCTCAGCGTCGCCACGTTCGATCAGTTCCTCGACGCCGGCGGCGACGCGATCGTGCGCACCAACCTGTCGCCCGTGCGCTACTTCATCCCCGGCGAGGCGCCGAAACCGGAATGACCGGGCGCGCTCGCGCGGGCGGCGCTGCGCTGAGGCTCCAGAACCTGACTCCGCGCTCAGACCCCCTGATGCGCGCTCACTAGACTCGTTCGGATGCTCGACACGTCACCGGCCGCCGATCCGTTCGTCCGCGTCCGCGGCGCCCACGAGAACAACCTGCGCGGCGTCGACGTCGACATGCCACGCGACCGCATCGTCGCCTTCACCGGCGTCTCGGGCTCGGGCAAGTCGTCGCTCGCATTCGGCACGATCTTCACCGAGGCGCAGCGCCGCTATCTCGAATCCGTCGCCCCGTACGCACGTCGGCTGATCCAGCAGGGCCACGACCCGCACGTCGACTCGATCACCGGACTGCCGCCCGCGGTCGCGCTGCAGCAGCGGCGCGGCGCGCCCAGCTCGCGCTCCAGCGTCGGCACGGTCACCACGCTGTCGAACTCGCTGCGCATGCTGTTCTCGCGCGCCGGCACCTACCCCGAAGGCGTCACCGAGCGCCTCGACTCCGACGCCTTCTCGCCCAACACGGCCGCCGGCGCCTGCCCGCGTTGCCACGGCGTGGGCGTCGTGCACGACGTCACCGAGGATTCGCTCGTGCCCGACCCCTCGCTCAGCATCCGCGACGGCGCGATCGCCGCCTGGCCCGGCGCATGGCAGGGCAAGAACCTGCGCGACATCGCCATCACCCTCGGCTACGACGTCGACCGCCCCTGGCGTGATCTGCCGCAGGCCGACCGCGACTGGCTGCTGTTCACCGACGAGCAGCCGGTCGTGCAGATCATCCCGCAGCGCGACCGCATCGAGAAGCCCTACAACGGCCGCTTCTGGAGCGCGAAGAAGTACGTCTTCCACACCCTCGCCGACTCGCAGAGCGCCATGATGCGCGCCAAGGTGCTGCGCTTCATGCGCTCCGGCCCGTGCCCGCTGTGCCACGGCACCGGGCTGCGCCGCGAAGCCCTCGCAGTCACCTTCGCGGGGCGCTCGATCGCCGAGCTGAACGCTCTGCCGATGACCGAGCTCGCCGAGGTGCTGCGCCCCACCACCGAGATCACCGACCCCGGCGCGGCGCTGCCCACCGCGGCCAGCGGCGAGCGCACCGACGTCGCCGTCGCGATCGCCGCCGACCTGCGCGCCCGCATCGGGGTGCTCTGCGACCTGGGCCTCGGCTACCTCGGCCTCGGCCGGGTGACCACCACGCTCTCCCCCGGCGAGATGCAGCGCCTGCGCCTGGCCACCCAGCTGCGGTCGGGACTGTTCGGCGTCGTCTACGTGCTCGACGAGCCCTCGGCAGGCCTGCACCCGGCCGACGCCGAGCCGCTGCTCGAGGTGCTCGAGCAGCTCAAGCGCTCGGGCAACTCGGTGTTCGTCGTCGAGCACAACATGGACGTCGTCCGCCGCGCCGACTGGGTCGTCGACGTCGGCCCCGCCGCAGGCGAGGGCGGCGGCGAGGTGCTCTACAGCGGCCCCGTCGACGGCCTCGAGAAGGTGGATGCCAGCCTCACCCGGCCCTTCCTCTTCCCCTCCGCGCAGGGCGAGCGTGAGGCCGCACGCGAGCGCCGTGAAGCGGCCGGGTGGCTGCGCGTCGACGGCATCCGGCTGCACAACCTCCACGACGTCGACGTGGCGATCCCGCTGCAGACCCTCGTCGCCGTGACCGGCGTCTCGGGCTCGGGCAAGTCGACCCTCGTCAGCCGGGTGCTGCACCAGGTGGTGCGCGATCACCTGCATCCGGATGCCGAGGCCGCCGACCCCACAGAAGACGAGACCGACTCCGATGAACCGGGGATCGCGGAGGCGACCGCACCGTCCGACATCGACGTGCTCACCGTGCGATCGACCGACGGGCTCGAGCTCGTCGACCGACTCGTGCGGGTCGACCAGAAGCCCATCGGCCGCACGCCGCGCTCGAACCTCGCCACCTACACCGGGCTGTTCGATGCGGTGCGCACGGCTTTCGCGCGCACCGACCTCGCCCGCGAACGCGGCTACACCGCCGGGCGCTTCTCGTTCAACGTGCCCGGCGGGCGCTGCGAGACCTGCCAGGGCGAGGGCTTCGTCGCCGTCGAGCTGCTCTTCCTGCCCGGCAGCTACGGCCGCTGCCCCACCTGCCACGGCGCCAGGTACAACGACGAGACCCTCGAGGTGCGCTGGCACGGGCACTCGATCGCCGACGTGCTCGCGCTCACCGTCACGCAGGCTGCGGACGTGCTCGCCGAGATCCCCGCGGCGGCGCGCAGCCTGCGCGCGCTGCTCGACGTCGGGCTCGGGTATCTGCGCCTCGGCCAGCCTGCCACCGAGCTGTCGGGCGGCGAGGCGCAGCGCATCAAACTCGCCACCGAGCTGCAGCGAGTGCGCCGCGGGTACACGCTCTACCTGCTCGACGAGCC
The window above is part of the Microbacterium sp. nov. GSS16 genome. Proteins encoded here:
- a CDS encoding excinuclease ABC subunit UvrA — its product is MLDTSPAADPFVRVRGAHENNLRGVDVDMPRDRIVAFTGVSGSGKSSLAFGTIFTEAQRRYLESVAPYARRLIQQGHDPHVDSITGLPPAVALQQRRGAPSSRSSVGTVTTLSNSLRMLFSRAGTYPEGVTERLDSDAFSPNTAAGACPRCHGVGVVHDVTEDSLVPDPSLSIRDGAIAAWPGAWQGKNLRDIAITLGYDVDRPWRDLPQADRDWLLFTDEQPVVQIIPQRDRIEKPYNGRFWSAKKYVFHTLADSQSAMMRAKVLRFMRSGPCPLCHGTGLRREALAVTFAGRSIAELNALPMTELAEVLRPTTEITDPGAALPTAASGERTDVAVAIAADLRARIGVLCDLGLGYLGLGRVTTTLSPGEMQRLRLATQLRSGLFGVVYVLDEPSAGLHPADAEPLLEVLEQLKRSGNSVFVVEHNMDVVRRADWVVDVGPAAGEGGGEVLYSGPVDGLEKVDASLTRPFLFPSAQGEREAARERREAAGWLRVDGIRLHNLHDVDVAIPLQTLVAVTGVSGSGKSTLVSRVLHQVVRDHLHPDAEAADPTEDETDSDEPGIAEATAPSDIDVLTVRSTDGLELVDRLVRVDQKPIGRTPRSNLATYTGLFDAVRTAFARTDLARERGYTAGRFSFNVPGGRCETCQGEGFVAVELLFLPGSYGRCPTCHGARYNDETLEVRWHGHSIADVLALTVTQAADVLAEIPAAARSLRALLDVGLGYLRLGQPATELSGGEAQRIKLATELQRVRRGYTLYLLDEPTTGLHPADVRLLLAQLHALVDAGDTVVVVEHDMNVVADADWVIDLGPSGGDAGGRIVATGTPDAVAAASGSRTAPYLAAALARRARAACARTRSPKTTCSPASAPSPPRSSP